ACCAATTATGAATACTGCATAAACGAGTcgaaaatttcttctttaatgaACGAAGCACCCATTTTAGGCTTTCAAAAATCTATGTTTGCCGGATTTAAGTTAAGTTTTCAGCTGTGCGTATCGAATCCGGTTACTTCATGATAAATCACTGTGAATACAAGTCTTGTCGCGAAGAGTCGAgttgtaaggaagccatccagcttgctgtCAGATGATCGAATGTTCCAATGAAAGATCCCTCCCCTCTTGTGCCTGAAATTATACCTCAATGGAAAGGTCGGCTCTTAAATTAAAAGCTGAAATGCCACAAGTTGTCGGAaactcaaacaaaacaaaattatgtacattAAAGTTCTTGTTTGTATTTAATTCACTCGAAGCTACTAAAACGATTAACATTGTTCAGTCATGTAAGTCAACAaatcttattttaaataattagatTTCACGAAATATACCACTCACGTATCATAAACTGCCATTACAAGAGTTGTTGAGTAAGTAGTAGTAAGCCGCAGTAATGAGGCCATGAAGCACGGTAAGACTCAGTAAGAGGCGAGGTAATAACCGGTAATACTTGGAAAACTTTCAATCTGTCTGGCGCAATGTCGTGACAATTCTTTGATGGAGAAACGTATAAAAATCACCGAAAATCAGTCCGCTGGTCATAAGAAAATTTCGATTTCTTTCTAAAGAAACTAAACATTAAAGATGAAACTTTTTGTTGCAGTTTTGTGCGCTCTTGCAGGTAAGAGTTTTTCCTCTATTAAAGTAAATCGTTAATAAATTCATAGATGTGTAATAACATATATAGATCTTGAGTAGCAAAGCAGAAATTCATGAATAAGCTTGTTACAAATTAGgccttaccctgccaaatttctattatgaacttgtccatctttcaatttggacagtaccataaactgttaaaagggatgcttaccaaaaaaatactgactgaatggcgaacagtgcagaccatgatcagactgcatggatgtgcaggatgatcttggtttgcactggtcgtaaaggcagaatcacttggcgTCAACAGGCTAAGGGTTAGGTGGATCTAACACTAGGGTGTCCATAATTTTGGTTGAAATcattgttataattatgatttcATAGCCgtatatctttttttgttttagaaaaacatgaTTTAAGATAtcctaaaattattaaaattttgacattgttttctgtgattttgtttattttaaaaaaatatttaacttttccTTCATAAATTGAGCCTTTCTAGTTTTAAATGTGCAGCTTATCGCCCATGATTATGAAATGTTATGCTATCTATTTAGAtctattacatgactccttatatcaCCTGTCGGTTCATAGTTTGTGTTGTTGACCGGTCTGTAGTGCAACACAGGTTCCTAGGCCATAGCCAAAATTCTAGACTTATTTTCTGATGTTATGTAATGAAACACTTACATAATGGCTTTTGACTATTGAACGGCAAGCGTTTTCTATGATATATTATGTCATTCTATAAATAAAGCGAGCTTGTATCATCCTTATACATGAAATAAGGttaaattattgttgtttataattaAAGTGAAATTGATAATGTTTTCTTCATACGATATTGCGTTCTTTTTCTACTCAGCTTATGTTTCCACCGAGATGTGCACGTCTGCAGACGAATGCACCTTGACATTGTGTGACAACAACGCTACAATTATATGTGAGAGAGGGGAATGCACGTGCCTTCAACAGGCTACATCCGGTACAACTGGAGATAGAGGTGATCATTGctaactttattttcaaaaatctgtTAGGAGTTACTAAAACGATATTGTAAAATCGTATCATATATAATTCTAGggaaattttgattgtttttcagactgttaaagacatttttgttcatttctcACCAGTAATATCTCTGTCACAGATCACTGTATACATACTGTATATTGAGTAATTTTCGTGAGAGTTTTATTTCTCGAATATTCGCAAATATTGCCACTCGCGAATTAAAAGTATTCGCGAAATGTACCTAAACACAAAATATACGTTTCGCGAATTCTTAACACCGCGAATAAACCATGAAACCGTTAGATACAGCCGACACAAAAGTTACTATTTCTGTTATTATCTATAAAAGATAAGGTATGCACAAGTCGTCTCCCATGaaatgtttatatctttattttagaaattttgctatCAAAATAATTGGCGGACCACCTCggtagtggtagagcgcccgcttcgagtgcgggaggtcgtgggtttgctCCCTGGCCGcgccataccaaagacgtaaaacatggtactagtagcttcctcgcttggcggtCAGCGTTAAGAGAATAGTGCTATGACTgatcagcctggtgtcagtataatgtgactgggtggggtatcatgtcacgtatcTACGGCGTattattccagtgaggcagcactataaaattgggcattgtgctcactgctacaagtaaacaccgtcgtttatatatgactgaaaaattgtcgaAAAAGACATTATGTACACCTGAACGCGCGTACACACATCAAAATTGGCGGAGTCTTGATTTACTAATATTTCTTGTCGGCTcaggaaatatattttgtttaagaaatgatatatcccaaacagtgatttgtctgGAGTTTGGAGTTTAGATTTtagatgcgaagaaattatatcacgaaggCGCAGCCCTGGTAATATAATAATACGCTTCTAAACgacaaaacaataattttattcacgcacaaatcactgtttgagatatattgtttcgattctaacacgttatcaaggactattatgtacgtccttggcgatatccatcaaatatttgcctgatttttgttgatttcaaacaaatcgggtcgtgttagaatgtagaATAAAATCTGTTGACTATATTAAACGGAATTAAAACCGACTGTGGAATGAAACTGgcaaaaaaaaacttcaatttcCTTTCAGTGTGTACCACCTTAGCTGATTGTAATGGCCTTCCTCATTGTCATGGTGACAGTAACCATGGTCACGGCGGATCACATGGTCACGAATGGCACTGTTTCGATGGCGTTTGCAGATGTGCTGGTTACCATCCATGAGGTAATTATGATTTACGACCATGTCGGAAAggacaaaaaatacataaaacttgTAAGATGACCCTTTGGAAAAAACAGATCCAAAAAGACAAGGAAATAGTAGCTCTAACGCCCAATCTAAGAACTAAAACACATTACGACCGGCAGtcaatcatttaaatttataattgCACATTCGATTTTGGATACATTATCGTTTGTTTTTCAATcgaattataaaatgtttgttcctGTTTCGTAAGACTTCTATGTGTGCACCCATTCAACAGCTGATCATGGTTTACTTAATAAATATCAAGGCCTTAGAGTGGTTTGTcttctaatttaccatggttcacagttcagatgcgcaggaattgaaccacgagggcattATCCCGAGCATTAGCCCGAGTGGTTTAATAaccaagcatctgaacgatgaatcgttgtaaattagacgacaaagcacaagaaggccttgattgttttcatatttacatggtcattgaaatattttggtaaataatTGACGTCATGAtactctcttaccggtccgcgcgtcaaccgttgtttatcgcagaatatacaaagCTCAAATTCTTTGTTTAGACCTGACAATCAAAGATCGAGCCATGTTAGATTGTGATTTTCTTCGCCATGCAATTCTAGATACCACTTTTTTCTTCTCTTTCAGATTTTCGTCCTTCATAAGCATAGTGAAGTATgcaaatttaatacattttaacacgTGTTGCAGCTATCTACATTTATTATAACGATTTTATCTTTATGTTTCAataaaattacatgaaataaaacaatgttatgtTTTCTAACCCCGGCAAATCGTCGAAATAAAATAGAAActttgatgtacatgtatattaattctaACTTCAAATATTGAACTCCTGATTTTTTTTGTGGcaaaaaaatgtctatttttaactTGACCTTTGTTTTAATCTCCTTTTCCCCcgacaaaacatttttcattatagattcaaaactaatcaagatattttgaaactttaaaaagctCCTACTGCCATTTGTGGGGTTCTTTAGAATCACGGAAGGTGGACCAAACAGTAATTCGTATTGTCCAGATGAATGCTATAAATCGTATTAGTCTAAGAATACTTAACACGTTTGAATAACTAACGTACATAGTTACCTATCTGAGGCTTGATTTAATTTCTAGTCGAGACTTTCGACTCCATCTTGGAGTCTTCCTCGGGACTGTGATGTCACGTGACACGACCTTTCGTTCAGATTGGGGCCCCCTTCATGATTTCAATCCTTGATCTTACGTCTCACTGTATATTCTTCACGACCGACAACCCGGATGTTATCCAATGTTTGCCCACTGATGTTAAACGGCTTCTTTTTATACTCGTGTGTTTATTTATCCATACCCTTGAATTCCTGGCAGTCTCTCCATTATGGATCTACTCAGATTCACAACCGTCATATTTGATCTTGTATATTACACCATATTGTTTTTCAGCCGAGTTAGGGTCTTAAGAATGTACTCATTTTGATCATATTGGGTTAAATTGTTTGTGGTATGTTTGCAATCCAtgctttttaaacactttttgtttTGTGATGTGAACAATAATACAGCCAGTCTATCGGAAGGTTGCGTCACTTGACCACCATCGTCACGTGACATCACAGTCCTAAGGAAGAGTCCGAGATGGATTCGAAAGTCTCAACTAGAAATTAAATCTAGCCTCAGAAAGGTAACTATCTACCTTTAATCAGTATGATTGAGGCAGAAATCAACCCAGCTATTTGACACACcattaaagaggcaccacaaaataactgtattcttttgtatttccatgatggtaattatacatgctttgcatgaagaaaatgagaaataacacgTACATGTATCAAGTTGCAAACTGATTGTGACATAattatataaggccaagacaatgtgtttaatgttttaacatgccATAGAAACAaagtagcaatatgtacataaatcagtgtatttagttaaaatttcaatcacattttgtttctacagtgtaaggtattcctctatattcttaaaactatgctgaaaagagattgactgtataagtttgcagatgaagttgcgaaaacacatttattcaggaagggcctaaattttCCACCTAAAACTTGAATAAGCTGTATTTACTTGCTGATAGAATGACTTTCAGAAGTTTTATGGTGAAAATAGTCACTAGTCGTGGTGTCTTAGTTGTGATACTTGGGATAAAACTACGAAGACCCTTAATGACAGAACGTTTTGTAGATCCTCGTATACCTGAAGGGCCGAGGTCTCTCCTACCGGAAGCTGAACGACTCCTAAAATTTACGTAGTGACTTatacctaaaaacaaaacaaaacagagtgGAGAGGAGAAAAAACCCACACAAATATACGATATAATTAGTATGGTACAACATGCGTATATAGTGGGATAGTAAAATTTGTTAGTAGTGCAGTCCCCAATCTTTGCAACGTGAAGGTCCATGTGTGTGCACTTCGCTTTCTGGTATTCACAACTgaaacacaaaacaaattttaaatatggAGAACTCTTTATAAACTGTTAGTAGCCTTGAATTGTAACTCATGAAGCCATTTCTGTGCGCAAATTTTTGCTGACTTCTTATTgaaaaagttattcaaaattattaaaaaataaaatagtaacgTTATCTTAAACGTACAATTAAGGTATTGGATGAGAAATCATTCGGTACAGTTTATTAGCGACTAATGAAAGGATAACTTTTAGAAATACATTGGAAAAATACACGATGAACATACAATGACGGGTACGTATATCCGTCTGTGCCACACACTTTCTCGTTTACAGCTGGTTCGCAGGAACGATGACTCAGATAAATGCATTCGAACTCGTGCATAATCTGAAAGTAGTCACAATAAATATCAGTAAAGACTAAAGTAGTCCCAATGcatgactctagttacctcccctgacggtccgtccaaaactgaaatgaaatgaaagtgataattacgtcaaaAGTTGGACTAGTCTTAAATATGGTGTCCggcattttattcaaaatatttcaagaaaaaattggAATTATCCCTAAAACCCGTTCATACCATTGCTATATACTATAAACAAAATAGTTTACAATTAGATCTCTATTTTCTTAAAGCAGGCTTACTCTTAAGCTTTTCCTATATTTCCGTTGCAGTTAAGTTAGGGTAAAGTTTTGGGGTAAAGCATAATATATAGTTCCCAAACACAATCTCAGACTTAGCTGAAAAAGGCCCCAGAGCCCACACCCCCTTGCGCCTCCGTCTGTATGTTAGAATTTGCATATAAGTGACAAGAAAACAGACTCGAACTGAATAGAACATGCTCGAACTGGATGGAACAGGGTAGAACTGGATGGAACAGGCTAGAACTTAAAAGAGGTGACACTAAATCTTCATGGGAAAATGTAAATCAGACAAACTATCTAAAACCTACTTCACTGGCATGTTTAACTTCCTCT
The genomic region above belongs to Mercenaria mercenaria strain notata chromosome 12, MADL_Memer_1, whole genome shotgun sequence and contains:
- the LOC123535188 gene encoding agrin-like, which encodes MTTRVFLVCLAIFAGAVQCQVPTKDPYSEFICHRLENEVCTSHKVDERCGSDNVTYRNGCELGKAYCANDHIHQAHKGPCTNDPHATRSTEEVKHASEIMHEFECIYLSHRSCEPAVNEKVCGTDGYTYPSFCEYQKAKCTHMDLHVAKIGDCTTNKFYYPTIYACCTILIISYICIHNGETARNSRVWINKHTSIKRSRLTSVGKHWITSGLSVVKNIQ